A single region of the Plutella xylostella chromosome 28, ilPluXylo3.1, whole genome shotgun sequence genome encodes:
- the LOC105390551 gene encoding leukocyte elastase inhibitor-like — translation MWRLISLVTLLCVCSSFGQQPVETTTPPYSLELHEGLSQSIGNFSVEILYHTAVSSLMANKNLVISPLTMWIALAVTNEGADGRTSKQIKDAIRSPIKKDEFGKIARWLKVNGSTVELQNINTIFVDVKNLMERDFRDVALRYYETQVNALDFQDKVGTANTINKRVSDITRGRIPKLVDSADFEQAQMLLISALYFKGQWTSPFNATQTAPRPFFDSNGKTIGTVNMMYNRYTYPFANIRELEARVIELPYGKENRLSMLIMLPNPNVSLENMFLKFATVPLDKVFQELRISQSEYSDDEVDCFIPRFKIESDLVLNSALNHMGIYDMFNPAKARLPKVSRVPVYVSKVIHKAEIEVNEEGTTASAVTAIEFANRIGIIRFEANRPFLYMIIEKVTNSIVFGGVYRQPSLY, via the coding sequence ATGTGGCGGTTAATAAGCCTAGTGACCTTATTATGTGTGTGCTCAAGCTTTGGACAACAACCAGTGGAGACTACTACTCCACCTTATTCGCTGGAGCTTCATGAAGGCCTATCACAGAGCATAGGGAATTTCTCCGTGGAGATTCTGTATCATACAGCGGTCTCCAGTCTAATGGCCAACAAAAACCTTGTGATATCCCCACTAACCATGTGGATTGCTTTAGCCGTGACAAACGAGGGGGCGGATGGAAGAACGTCTAAGCAAATCAAAGATGCAATCAGGAGCCCGATCAAAAAGGACGAGTTTGGCAAGATCGCACGCTGGCTGAAAGTCAACGGCTCTACTGTAGaactacaaaatataaatacaatattcgTAGACGTGAAAAATCTGATGGAAAGAGACTTCAGAGATGTGGCTCTTCGTTACTACGAGACCCAAGTGAATGCATTGGACTTCCAAGACAAAGTGGGAACAGCGAATACGATTAACAAACGTGTATCAGACATAACTCGCGGCAGAATACCTAAACTTGTTGATAGCGCTGACTTTGAACAAGCCCAAATGTTGTTGATCAGTGCGTTATACTTCAAAGGGCAGTGGACCTCACCTTTCAATGCAACTCAGACGGCCCCAAGACCTTTCTTTGACAGCAACGGCAAAACAATCGGTACCGTTAACATGATGTACAATAGATACACTTACCCGTTCGCTAATATCAGAGAGCTAGAAGCCAGAGTCATCGAATTGCCGTACGGGAAAGAAAACCGACTGTCTATGTTGATAATGCTGCCAAATCCGAATGTCTCTCTAGAAAATATGTTCCTAAAGTTCGCCACAGTACCTCTGGATAAAGTTTTCCAAGAACTGAGAATATCGCAGTCAGAATACAGTGATGATGAAGTGGACTGTTTCATTCCTCGCTTCAAGATTGAGTCTGATTTGGTGTTGAATTCGGCGCTGAATCACATGGGTATCTATGACATGTTTAACCCTGCTAAAGCCCGTTTGCCGAAAGTTTCTCGAGTGCCAGTTTATGTATCAAAAGTGATACATAAAGCTGAAATTGAAGTGAATGAAGAAGGAACCACTGCCTCGGCAGTCACTGCCATAGAATTCGCGAACAGAATCGGTATAATAAGATTTGAAGCTAACCGTCCATTTTTGTATATGATTATCGAAAAAGTCACGAACTCAATTGTTTTTGGAGGAGTATACAGACAACCATCTCTTTATTAA